attctgattggactatgtaaatccttggTCGGGGACAGATCTACTTGATGTATTATTCACTAATTGCTCCTTATGTGTTTTCTGCAGAACCCGTCTGTGGTAATTAAAACCACCCTGGATAAACTGGGAAGAAATAAACTAAAATCTTTTAAATTCCACCTCAGAAATTACAACAAGGAAGGCTATAACTCTGTTCCTCAGAGCAAACTGGAGGATAAAGACACGGTGGACATCGCTACCTTACTGACCGCTCACTATGGCTGCGAGGACGCTTTACAGGTCACACGAGACAttctaaagaaaataaatcagcgTGATCTTGGTTCGCAGCTTGAGAGCACGATTGGTGAGTAAACTAGTAAAGTTTTTTAAATCATTGCAATATCaaagcttttctttcttttttaagcaTCTCATAATCTAATATTCCCAGATTGTTATTATATGTTCCAGtttctacacacacatattgattttcaggAAAGAATCTTTTCCCAGGTATAACtagatgtttgttttctgatcaCTGCAGAAatctattaattatttattaattcactCATTTGTTTACACAGGAGTGAAGGAGACTCGCGCAAGTTCTACTGAAAGTGAGGAGGAAACGGACGAGTCAGAGACGCCTCCAAGAACAAATCGTAAAAAacggaagaaaaagaaaaaaagatcttgtctttgtttcataaatgtcaaaatacatttACCGTCCTGCTTTGACCAATCATCCTTACACTGTGGTGGCAGCCAAACGTTAGAAGGAGAAGAGCTTGATTTGAACTCACAGAGCCCAAAATTGTTCAatgataaataagtaaataagcTAATAAAGTTATAGAACAGTAATTAATGCtagaatattttatattttgaaaccTGCATCATTTATGTTTGCAAGCTAGAAGTCTTAGTTTGTAGACCCCAGGAAGGATAGCTGTTGCTTCGGCTACAGGGATCTAATAAATGAAATCGGACCCTCGAGGGGCATATGCCCCCTTTTGTAGATTTTatagttaaatgcattaatctggggccgtattacagaaagtcTTAAGTAAAGACAGGAAGAGTCTAAGATAGGATTTTTCtctaactttttatttttttatttttaactaactttaggaatcctgTCTTAGAGGTGTTTGTAACCTGCGTCGCGAAATCCAAATAACGCTTAACTCGGgagattaaagagagagagtgggctAAAATAGCAGACGCAGTCTCCGCCGCATATCCGGCGTCCAGCGGAGCGTTGGTGCTGCCAAACacaagtagaagaagaagaagtccaTTGACAGTGATATGAAGACACGGGCCACTGTAGTGTCCATAGAGCAGATGAAACCGCTGGTGCTCATCAGTGACCCCGGCAGAAGACTACTTTTCTCGGGAAAGTTAATaatgacagtaaaaaaaaaaaaaaaaggctaataataataaaggctgctGCTAACGTCATcgtgtttttcatgtatttcttgaatttaacaATCTCCTCATATTAAAGCCTTGCATtaggatccttttgttacatcaagcctttacattatgttttataaTGAGACATTATCCAGCGTCACATCGCCTGCACATGGGTAGAATCAATTAAGTTCcacctgttgacattttgttgattttgtaaaagaaataaaagagcaGCCGTGTGGATTAAACGAGTTATTAAACTCTACCTTGTGGAAAAGTAAAGTTAGGACAGCTCAACAGGTCTCCTGaagttaggagagtttatttaagaagttaggatgcttctgtaaaacacttttcttATCTAGAGTTAGGAGAGGAACACTGACTTGGGAACTGTTAATCTtggcctttttcctaaatcagttcctaacccCTATTACCACGGTTACCAAgcagtagggctggacgatacggccaaaaggtttcatatctttcgatgtcgataattatcacgataagtatcaaattgttctttctttcgagtttaaaggctgatttttgctcctgagttaaagttgaagaaacccGATGGTTAACTGtcgtttaaactcttctttatattcaacacttgaagccaaacagaggatcacttcacaaatctgaggtagaacattctaaacatttatgataaaatctttgtcaacaaatatgcacgagtaaaattaagtaagtcatttttcctcaacagaataaacatcttattaaaaattaagtcctaattcgtgtattattcaagtgaataaaatcaaacatttattgaatatttattatattgttattggaaaaaaaatattgcaataattattgttattgttttattgttcaggcctaccaagcagttaggataggatctgccggttaggaagtttctgtaatacggcccaATAAATAGGCTAGACCTTtgaagaactttgcactcttgGTAACAATTTTGTGCTCTAGTAAATAATCTGATCATAAACACATTGTACagatataaatggtgatgacagaaaaaaagtcatatttatttaatgtttttacaacAACCCTACATTTCCTAACATTTTATTGCCTTTATAATGAACACATGTAAcaatgttttatacttcctgttaaCATAATCCAATtcatcttatttccatactgtatatacattgtGTAAACACCTTATTTTTAAAACCGGATTCAGTTCATTTTGAACAAACTGGATGTTTTCAGGCCGCCATAGTCTTGTTAGGCTAATCAATGTGAAACACTGAAGcagttttataaataataagccAAATTTGACTATGCATAATTAACATTACAGGACGATACTGACTACCAGCTATATATAGCGTGCTAACCCAGCGTTGTGtcggacagatttgtgcagcggtgttcatgagggagagcaagagagagacagagggacgagcgagaggatgtgctgcatGAACACGCGATGCCTGAAGCTCTGTAATCAAACtcaattttaaataggcctagtaaaaaaaaaggaaaatcaatCTGTGGCGGTCAGCGCTGATACTGTGGCGggtcgccacaaataaatgaacgtatgggaaacacagCAGGTACTTTTTAAGATATCGTATTGTCTGTACAGTCAAATATGTCTCATGTCTTAAGATGTCTTATTGATTTTATGTAGATTTTTTGGTACATGTTTGTCATGAAGCAACAGATTGTAGCACTGTGCCCAAGAcaaatttcccctcagggacaATAAAGTGTATTCTATTCTGTTCTATTCTTGTCAgaaactgtatttaaaatatctttaacaCAATGTCTACTGTGGGACAGTTCTTGTTCTGAAATCTTTTAGGCGGCGAGTTGTTGCTGGAAACTCTCAAATCAGTGTGTTACATCAGGGTTCCCG
This portion of the Micropterus dolomieu isolate WLL.071019.BEF.003 ecotype Adirondacks linkage group LG19, ASM2129224v1, whole genome shotgun sequence genome encodes:
- the LOC123957364 gene encoding uncharacterized protein LOC123957364, with protein sequence MKTGSQHESEFPAGVKNWTKEQVAEWLLQHGKVDGRKAERFKEEDVSGDCLVCFGKQDFLDLELKKGPAVKILKELDQLKNKPEPTPCRVLPIGTEQNESLQKNLPPEKPPKQKKTPKEVEALTPQRKTKETAENPSVVIKTTLDKLGRNKLKSFKFHLRNYNKEGYNSVPQSKLEDKDTVDIATLLTAHYGCEDALQVTRDILKKINQRDLGSQLESTIGVKETRASSTESEEETDESETPPRTNRKKRKKKKKRSCLCFINVKIHLPSCFDQSSLHCGGSQTLEGEELDLNSQSPKLFNDK